Proteins from a genomic interval of Candidatus Aminicenantes bacterium:
- a CDS encoding PilZ domain-containing protein — translation MALTHCSECNGKVSDQAIMCPHCGFGLQKKIEIKLPSNRTENAYQDIIEKADVPNVQDERRTQKRINIKMMAKIDQETARICNISKGGMKLATAVAHHTPNITITLDNGENIMNIKGVVRWVGGKRSFSNIVEIGVEISAAPQEYYQFIDRLLAEAAKK, via the coding sequence ATGGCGTTAACACACTGCAGCGAATGCAACGGCAAGGTTTCCGACCAGGCCATCATGTGCCCGCATTGCGGCTTCGGATTGCAGAAAAAAATTGAAATCAAATTGCCGAGCAATAGGACCGAGAATGCCTATCAGGATATCATCGAGAAAGCGGACGTTCCCAACGTCCAGGATGAGCGGCGGACTCAAAAAAGAATCAACATCAAAATGATGGCCAAAATAGACCAGGAAACGGCTAGGATATGCAATATTTCCAAAGGCGGGATGAAACTGGCCACCGCCGTCGCCCACCATACTCCCAACATCACCATCACGCTGGACAACGGGGAAAATATCATGAATATCAAAGGGGTCGTCCGTTGGGTGGGCGGCAAGCGTTCTTTTTCCAATATCGTCGAGATCGGCGTGGAAATTTCCGCGGCGCCGCAGGAATATTATCAATTCATCGACCGGCTTCTGGCCGAGGCAGCGAAAAAGTAA
- a CDS encoding response regulator, which translates to MTEQTKTNILVVDDEPSICHLVSRLLEKQGYACATCESATEAIKKIESGAYELVISDIMMPGMTGIDLLARIKKSRPDIAFIMLTAIDDHETAVRALDLGAFGYVIKPFEANELIITSGYRDEETGAHIRRMGEYAAILAQGIGLKAEAVEEIRLAAPMHDIGKIGVADAILRKPGKLTDEEFKQIKEHTTIGARILEGSPIALLNLARDIALYHHEKWNGSGYQQGLRDEAIPLCARIVAVCDVYDALVNDRVYRPALPEDKALAIMKEGRSTHFDPRILDIFLDQLPQIHAIRDQIRE; encoded by the coding sequence ATGACTGAACAAACGAAAACGAACATCCTGGTGGTTGACGACGAACCATCCATCTGTCATTTGGTTTCGCGGCTGCTCGAAAAACAAGGCTATGCCTGCGCCACCTGTGAGAGCGCCACAGAAGCGATCAAAAAAATCGAATCCGGCGCTTACGAGCTGGTCATCAGCGACATCATGATGCCCGGGATGACCGGGATCGACCTTCTGGCCAGAATCAAAAAGAGCCGCCCGGATATAGCCTTCATCATGCTGACGGCGATCGACGACCACGAGACCGCCGTCCGCGCACTGGATCTGGGCGCCTTCGGTTATGTGATCAAACCGTTTGAAGCCAACGAATTGATCATCACCTCCGGGTACCGCGACGAAGAAACAGGAGCGCACATCCGCCGCATGGGAGAATACGCGGCGATTCTGGCGCAGGGCATAGGCTTGAAAGCGGAAGCAGTGGAAGAAATACGCCTGGCGGCGCCAATGCACGATATCGGCAAGATCGGCGTGGCTGACGCCATTTTAAGGAAACCGGGCAAACTGACCGACGAGGAGTTCAAACAGATCAAGGAACACACCACCATCGGCGCCCGCATTCTGGAAGGATCGCCAATCGCTTTACTGAACCTGGCGCGGGATATCGCCCTCTATCATCACGAAAAATGGAACGGCAGCGGCTATCAGCAGGGACTGCGCGACGAGGCCATCCCGCTCTGCGCCCGCATCGTGGCCGTCTGCGATGTATATGACGCCCTCGTCAACGACCGCGTCTACCGCCCGGCGCTGCCTGAAGACAAGGCGCTGGCCATCATGAAAGAGGGCCGGAGCACGCACTTCGATCCGCGCATCCTTGACATTTTCCTGGACCAGCTCCCGCAAATTCATGCCATCCGGGATCAGATCAGAGAATGA
- a CDS encoding sigma-54 dependent transcriptional regulator: MSGTEDIHNQLVLLVDDEFQLLLFYRKALEKSGFQQIVTLDDSRQVMPFLTKQIPALIVLDYSMPFLNGKDLLVKIKEEYPPIPVLFITAFDDLETAVECMRLGAFDYLLKPFDSERMLTSIRKALEMHALQDQVASLKQSLLSADLKNEKTFTHIITASPKLLAIFKYIEVIAASPYPILISGETGSGKELLAKAIYYAGNSQNNFVAVNVAGLDDTMFSDTLFGHKKGAFTGADGPREGLINQAAGGILFLDEIGDLSQASQVKLLRLIQENEYYPLGSDTVRKTDASIICASNHDLKALVQEGHFRKDLFFRLSVHQIEVPPLRERPEDIPLLVLHFLAETAAIMQNKAPTPPPELFPLLASYPFPGNVRELQTMVHDAMFRHSGRVLGLESFKKTIAERRPEMSASSLPDASSLDASDLFGGRMPTLKQADDFLVQRALTMAKDNQGIAASLLGITRQALNKRLSRNKKK; this comes from the coding sequence ATGAGCGGCACGGAAGACATCCATAACCAGCTTGTTTTATTAGTGGACGATGAATTCCAACTCTTGCTTTTTTACCGCAAAGCGCTCGAAAAGTCAGGCTTCCAACAGATCGTCACCCTGGATGACAGCCGCCAGGTCATGCCTTTTTTGACCAAGCAGATACCGGCGCTGATCGTCCTCGATTATTCGATGCCTTTCCTAAACGGCAAAGACCTTTTGGTCAAAATCAAGGAGGAATACCCGCCAATTCCGGTGTTATTCATTACCGCGTTCGATGATCTGGAAACGGCGGTCGAATGCATGCGCCTGGGTGCCTTTGATTATTTGCTCAAGCCGTTCGACAGCGAGCGCATGCTCACCTCAATCCGGAAAGCTCTGGAAATGCATGCCCTGCAAGATCAGGTAGCCAGCTTGAAACAAAGCCTGCTGTCAGCAGATTTGAAAAACGAAAAAACGTTCACCCATATCATTACCGCCAGCCCGAAACTGCTGGCCATTTTCAAGTATATCGAGGTTATCGCCGCGTCGCCCTACCCCATACTCATCAGCGGCGAAACCGGCAGCGGCAAGGAACTGCTGGCCAAGGCGATTTATTATGCCGGCAACAGCCAGAACAATTTTGTCGCCGTCAACGTGGCCGGCCTGGACGACACCATGTTCAGCGACACCCTGTTCGGCCATAAAAAAGGGGCTTTCACCGGCGCGGACGGTCCGCGCGAAGGACTCATCAACCAGGCGGCCGGCGGCATTCTCTTTCTGGACGAAATCGGCGATCTGAGCCAGGCTTCGCAGGTCAAGCTGCTGCGCCTGATCCAGGAAAACGAATACTATCCGCTGGGCAGCGACACGGTGCGCAAAACCGACGCCAGCATCATTTGCGCCAGCAATCATGATCTCAAGGCGCTCGTCCAGGAAGGCCATTTCCGCAAGGACCTTTTTTTCCGGCTCAGTGTCCACCAGATCGAAGTACCCCCGTTGCGGGAACGACCGGAAGACATCCCTTTGCTGGTCCTTCATTTCCTGGCCGAGACCGCGGCGATCATGCAAAATAAAGCGCCAACGCCGCCGCCGGAACTCTTCCCATTGCTGGCCAGCTATCCATTCCCCGGCAATGTGCGCGAGTTGCAGACCATGGTCCATGACGCCATGTTCCGTCATTCCGGGCGCGTGCTGGGGCTGGAAAGTTTTAAAAAAACCATCGCCGAACGGCGGCCCGAAATGAGCGCCTCGTCCTTGCCCGATGCTTCTTCCCTGGACGCGTCGGATCTGTTCGGCGGCCGGATGCCTACCCTGAAACAAGCGGATGATTTCCTGGTGCAGCGGGCCCTGACCATGGCCAAAGACAACCAGGGCATTGCCGCCTCCCTGCTGGGCATCACCCGCCAGGCGTTGAACAAGAGATTGTCCAGGAACAAGAAGAAGTGA
- a CDS encoding sensor domain-containing diguanylate cyclase, whose translation MKDSKLLFFFHPGRKNELLYEIGVQMSAELDRCRLLRLIVDRIKAVLGLSYCAILLKEGNDLVIRAVTEYPDDIIGKKIPLGQGISGRCALNKKEYLVPDLSRCDFYIHLGDRVFRSELDVPIIFHNSVLGVLNVQSMRKNAFTRNDVQFIKILSNQIGVALHNSQVLTQMELLQDIGMKLVSTIKPEELFALIVTETQQRLHYATCAILEISGDHLVFKASSEEFPRELIGLQIPIGKGITGRCALEKKVVNVGDIRLDPTYIRSGILDIRSEIACPVIFTGELLGVLTVESKNENAFNEDDIRLLSILSLQVAVGMHNARMYAEIEKMAITDPLTGLYNYRYFYQRLGAELARSQRYHHPLTVIMIDLDDFKKINDHCGHLCGDRVLKEAALAIRKNIRRYDEPMVLKGGELDIISRYGGEEFIIIQPDTPLAGGLVCAERLRKMLETEIGVRSGLPCNENSPERVTGSFGVAAYRDGDTMDSIIKRTDTAMYQAKDPGKNRVLAL comes from the coding sequence ATGAAAGATAGTAAACTATTGTTTTTTTTCCATCCGGGCAGGAAAAATGAATTGCTTTACGAGATCGGCGTGCAGATGAGCGCCGAACTCGATCGCTGCCGCCTGTTGCGCCTGATCGTCGACCGTATCAAGGCCGTCCTGGGGCTGTCTTATTGCGCCATCCTGCTGAAAGAGGGCAATGACCTGGTCATCCGCGCCGTGACCGAGTACCCGGACGACATCATTGGCAAAAAAATTCCGCTGGGCCAGGGCATCAGCGGCCGCTGCGCCCTGAACAAAAAAGAATACCTGGTCCCCGACCTCAGCCGCTGCGATTTTTACATCCACCTGGGCGACCGTGTTTTCCGTTCGGAACTCGATGTCCCGATCATTTTCCACAATAGTGTCCTGGGGGTGCTCAACGTTCAGAGCATGCGAAAAAACGCCTTTACCCGCAACGATGTGCAATTCATTAAAATCCTGAGCAACCAGATCGGCGTGGCCCTGCACAATTCCCAAGTACTCACGCAGATGGAGCTGCTCCAGGATATCGGCATGAAGCTGGTCTCCACCATCAAGCCCGAGGAACTTTTCGCCTTGATCGTGACCGAAACCCAACAACGCCTGCATTATGCCACCTGCGCCATTTTGGAAATCAGCGGCGATCACCTGGTGTTCAAGGCCTCCAGCGAAGAGTTTCCCAGGGAACTGATCGGTCTGCAGATACCTATCGGCAAAGGCATTACCGGCCGTTGCGCATTGGAAAAAAAAGTGGTCAACGTCGGCGATATTCGCCTCGACCCTACGTACATCCGTTCTGGCATCCTGGACATCCGCTCCGAGATCGCCTGCCCGGTGATCTTCACAGGCGAACTGCTTGGGGTGTTGACCGTCGAGAGCAAGAATGAAAATGCGTTCAACGAGGACGATATCCGCCTGCTTTCCATTCTCTCGCTGCAGGTGGCGGTGGGCATGCACAACGCCAGGATGTACGCCGAAATAGAGAAAATGGCCATCACCGACCCGCTGACCGGCCTTTACAATTACCGCTATTTCTACCAGCGCCTGGGAGCCGAACTGGCCCGTTCGCAGCGCTACCACCATCCCTTGACGGTCATCATGATCGATTTGGACGATTTTAAAAAGATCAACGACCATTGCGGCCATTTGTGCGGAGATCGTGTTCTCAAGGAAGCCGCCCTGGCCATTCGTAAGAACATCCGCCGTTACGACGAACCCATGGTCCTCAAAGGCGGGGAACTCGACATCATATCCCGCTACGGCGGCGAGGAGTTCATCATCATCCAGCCCGATACCCCTTTGGCCGGGGGGTTGGTTTGTGCCGAGAGACTGAGGAAAATGCTGGAAACAGAAATCGGCGTCCGCTCCGGCCTGCCCTGCAATGAGAATTCGCCTGAGCGGGTGACCGGCAGCTTCGGGGTCGCCGCCTATCGTGATGGGGATACCATGGATAGCATCATCAAGCGGACCGACACGGCCATGTACCAGGCCAAGGACCCGGGTAAAAACCGGGTGCTGGCCCTCTGA
- a CDS encoding PilZ domain-containing protein has translation MALIRCSECKGKVSDKALICPHCGLGISVDLENLLRQQRDKAAKREVFNNENEERAWEEKRAHKRIDIKMMVKVNQETAMLFNLSKSGMKLSSPFFPKDPHVDITLDNGESIFDLKGNILWVSGKRSFSNLVDFGVQITAAPPAYYEFIDYLLANY, from the coding sequence ATGGCACTGATACGTTGCAGCGAATGCAAGGGCAAAGTGTCCGACAAGGCGTTGATCTGCCCGCATTGCGGTTTGGGCATCTCCGTTGATTTGGAGAATTTGCTGCGCCAGCAGAGAGACAAGGCTGCCAAGCGGGAGGTTTTCAACAACGAAAACGAAGAACGGGCGTGGGAGGAAAAACGCGCCCACAAGAGGATCGACATCAAAATGATGGTCAAGGTGAACCAGGAAACGGCCATGCTTTTCAATCTCTCCAAGAGCGGCATGAAACTGTCATCGCCTTTTTTCCCCAAGGATCCCCATGTCGACATCACCCTGGATAACGGAGAAAGCATTTTTGACTTGAAAGGGAACATCCTCTGGGTGAGCGGCAAACGTTCGTTTTCCAACCTGGTTGATTTTGGCGTGCAAATTACCGCCGCCCCGCCGGCGTATTACGAATTCATTGACTATCTGCTGGCCAATTATTGA